The following coding sequences lie in one Spinacia oleracea cultivar Varoflay chromosome 1, BTI_SOV_V1, whole genome shotgun sequence genomic window:
- the LOC110803598 gene encoding autophagy-related protein 18c: MSSTVSTSQGFVPSSRFGAYEFTDPGAADPFGRAEPQNNDTDDAELLSVSWNQDYTCFAAGTSRGFRIYNCDPFKETFRRDLKNGGFGIVEMLFRCNILALVGGGIDSQYSPNKVMIWDDHQSRCIGEFSFRSEVRSVKLRRDRIVVVLEHKVYVYNFLDLKLLHQIETLANPRGLCCLSHHVNTFVLACPGRRRGQVRVEHFGLHVTKIINAHESRLACFALTLDGLILATASTKGTLVRIFNTMDGTCLQEVRRGTEKADIYGLAFSQNVQWLAVSSDRGTIHIFNLRVRVVGEVESAQPSSTPGLLDQNSSSSLEPLVAQNVGANPGLSLPFVKGVLPKYFSSEWSFARFHLPENTRCIVAFGSHNSVIVVGLDGSFYRCSFDPNNGGEMSQLEYVRFLKTDGSPTISKK; the protein is encoded by the exons ATGAGTTCAACTGTTTCGACATCTCAAGGATTTGTTCCATCATCGAGGTTTGGTGCTTATGAATTCACGGATCCTGGAGCTGCTGATCCTTTTGGTCGTGCGGAGCCTCAGAACAATGATACTGACGATGCAGAATTGTTGAGTGTGTCTTGGAATCAGGATTATACATGTTTCGCTGCAGGTACTAGTCGTGGTTTCCGGATTTATAATTGTGACCCTTTTAAGGAAACTTTCAGGCGAGATCTGAAAAATGGAGGTTTTGGAATCGTTGAGATGCTCTTTCGTTGCAATATTTTAGCACTGGTTGGTGGTGGGATTGATTCCCAATATTCTCCTAATAAAGTTATGATATGGGATGATCATCAAAGTCGGTGCATTGGTGAGTTTTCTTTCAGGTCAGAGGTTCGTTCTGTGAAGTTGAGAAGGGACCGCATTGTCGTTGTCTTGGAGCACAAGGTTTATGTTTATAACTTCTTGGATTTGAAACTGCTTCATCAGATTGAGACTTTGGCAAATCCTAGGGGGCTGTGTTGCCTCTCACACCATGTAAATACATTCGTCCTAGCTTGCCCTGGTCGTCGCAGAGGGCAGGTCAGGGTTGAACATTTTGGACTCCATGTGACAAAGATCATAAATGCCCATGAATCTCGCCTGGCATGCTTCGCATTGACATTGGATGGACTGATTCTTGCAACAGCTAGTACAAAGGGAACACTTGTAAGAATTTTCAATACAATGGATGGAACTTGTTTGCAAGAG GTACGAAGAGGGACGGAAAAGGCTGATATATATGGTCTTGCCTTTTCTCAAAATGTTCAGTGGCTGGCTGTATCAAGTGACAGGGGTACTATCCATATTTTCAATCTAAGAGTCCGTGTAGTTGGTGAAGTTGAATCAGCTCAACCTAGTTCTACTCCAGGACTATTGGATCAGAATTCTTCATCTTCTCTTGAGCCCCTCGTTGCTCAGAATGTCGGTGCTAATCCGGGTTTATCTCTCCCTTTTGTGAAAG GAGTACTACCAAAATATTTTAGTTCTGAATGGTCATTTGCGCGTTTCCACTTGCCTGAGAATACTCGATGCATTGTTGCATTTGGGTCTCACAACTCCGTCATTGTGGTCGGCTTGGATGGAAG TTTCTACAGGTGCAGCTTTGATCCCAACAATGGAGGGGAAATGTCACAGCTGGAATATGTTCGCTTTCTCAAAACTGATGGTAGTCCAACTATAAGCAAAAAGTAG